The following are from one region of the Methanospirillum hungatei genome:
- a CDS encoding SBBP repeat-containing protein, with translation MMLIQGVHAGHISGTISGEPVLFTSSENQLIPDNKERNESITVQMAALPLSFIPNDGQTDPNVWFMVRGSGTSFSFTNTSMLFSMEKSPDATNETFVVITQTFIGANESTHITGEDVLPGTANFFIGNDPDAWRSNLSTYGAVRYHDLYPGIDLLYCGNGSVLKREFIVASGVDPALIQMEYHGADSISIDQNGNLNITTGQGSMTESQPVCFQEIDGNRVDVEARYVLLDDKKLTIEIDTYNPEYELVIDPDLIYSTYLGRVYNENGYGITVDSEGNAYVTGRTASTDFPITTGAFQTLYGGNVDVFVTKLNSAGSSLLYSTYLGGTSNDIGYGIAVDSEGNAYVTGMTTNTDFPMTPGAFQTIYGGYGDAFVTKLDTAGSSLLYSTYLGGRGQDDSRAIALDTGGNAYVAGWTDGSFPTTPGSYQTLYGGGTWDSFVTKLDAVGSSLLYSTYIGGSGYDEGYGIAVDSEGIAFVTGRTDGLFPTSPGAFQTIYGGGTWDAFVTKLDAAGSSVIFSTYMGGASGDAGEGVDVDSTGNVYVTGYTSSINFSTTPGSYQTTFGGSSDVFVTKLNSTGSSLLYSTYLGGTSVERGEGLIIDQNGNVYLNGYTASTDFPITPGAYQTISGGSVDAFITKLNSTGSSLLYSTYFGGTGYDEGHGIVIDTEGNAYVIGYTDGSFPTTPESYQPIHGGQQDAFMVKFSFSILSPTITSISPLSAPNTTLVQFRITGSNFQSAPLPIVNLSKTFRNGLVNITATNVGVPDFRNITGTFDLTGARTGTYDLVVKNGDGQIATKSGSFEVTGPSVNPKLVTDTAIVSERSAILSGHITNAEPGVDYPVSFRYEGGATPKTKVGLSIVNQTNSTYRHILTELSPGTTYYYRAVHRDSAGPENPHLIDADNLESFVIGGSPSPTITSISPLSAPNTTLVQFRITGSNFQSAPLPIVNLSKTFGDGQINITGTNIAVLDSGNITGTFDITGRRTGTYDLVVKNGDGQIAAKSGSFEVTGQSSSVIVNSIEPSTSFNDDIYGFIIHGAGFIEESLVTIARPGTAITRSCLYGGPDTISVIYHLQGVPAGIYNVTVTNPDGKLGKMENALTIEDKPPKPLDSKFIASVASGKVPLEVTFYDQSDGNPTSWLWEFGDGMISNEKNPTHTYVNTGYYTVNLTVSDGTTSRKLSLPDYIIGTPDDTGDKLKINSAVSYAAGTINTDYCGNSLTFINDVYQNGSGYAFDSRIQSFEQVKELFKRANRNQTLIPPKGSVAMYQSGDMAFALSEGDGNVIGCDMNQKIIHRGYNPNPEGYIGWAFPIISAPTVLYPINNTEVSNDFEMTWKHPIWSNQTDISHYEINIQEVLMSSDENVGLAQNSYTDIVNYPANTYKFLLTGGKAFSLNIYTCYYNGFKSKDVTKLFTTTEMGEWVEVNSPTGAYIVRNPIMISEYQNIPLDFNFENVPENLNTNNQYFKNLQKILNSNPITQISDIDFYYKRPSEQEPGSPGYETDLLGSKTKNSLELFKKIHSFDEEIGISILDVEKTPKTITKLNENKNTLQHQPIKLIPNGWVIQNKFELLNGYQHIYDVTDKTDGWIKIDEIQSSISEDRAVQVIKEESSRKPIIRGLVEELIPIFLKAGRSFNYPPTEFPTYLVIAKIAQESWIVHYDNDFITMDPWGRGIARIDADKYVGKALGIRWWNDHGDIDTCRDLGCSESPLPTKIGESTYCLYCPTDNPNCVWASRTKTTCVKRYPSDSCGAENIKDRYNYPGWSCEACTHFYTNTTQGIRANIADGLYALNDHYKLVKDGYEKCIKSDNKNICVGQEEKTCFSCEEFAWISALQRYNGYKTYPGTYLCDSSIGLCYQLKNRIKDFYYNNGNYDDYETEKSQIGGKTVKEAADDFAKRLEILVSHSTEIKMWSPIEPQVIDSLGRMTGILNGDVIEDIPFSIYDPALERIWLPEDNDSIIYRFIGTESSNYSLSISSTELFNASGILTKKREVHEYSINWTMLQKNETGVMIKIDKNGDGTFDTIVYSDKHWNPIKSNFSSNITKGFVPTAVSFIDLSINSPSHWLWTFGDGTNSTLQNPIHIYKIPGNYTVSLTVSNDLGIDTSTQIDYIMLAPSNNFITSTASPNGTITPAGSIPVPEGSDQTFTITPNPGFYIHDVQVDNQTVGAVAKYIFRNVTTNHTIHSDFTDIPGQYEINATADSWSIVYPSGNISYPVGTNKTYITQPKPGADLVDVVVDDESEGAIKTRPFTNISSDHRMATEGTPSPGQIHVSFNATPTTGTPPLEVSFRDQSIGDPISWYWQFGDGGISSDKDPVHQYKIPGIFTVSLRAYNNQTAGYQVMNNFIQVKG, from the coding sequence ATGATGCTGATCCAGGGAGTTCATGCAGGACATATATCTGGAACAATATCTGGGGAGCCTGTTCTTTTCACAAGCTCGGAAAATCAGCTAATTCCTGATAATAAGGAAAGAAACGAAAGCATCACAGTCCAAATGGCAGCGCTTCCTCTCTCATTCATTCCGAACGATGGGCAGACTGACCCGAATGTATGGTTTATGGTCAGAGGTTCCGGGACATCGTTCTCATTTACCAATACAAGTATGCTCTTTTCAATGGAAAAATCCCCAGACGCGACTAATGAAACATTTGTTGTGATAACTCAGACCTTTATCGGTGCAAATGAATCTACCCACATCACAGGTGAAGATGTCCTGCCAGGAACAGCAAATTTTTTTATTGGGAATGACCCTGATGCCTGGCGGTCGAATCTCTCAACGTACGGGGCAGTACGGTACCATGATCTTTATCCTGGTATTGATCTCCTCTACTGTGGAAACGGTTCGGTTCTTAAACGTGAGTTCATCGTTGCATCAGGTGTTGATCCGGCACTCATCCAGATGGAATACCATGGTGCTGATTCCATTTCAATTGATCAAAATGGAAATCTGAATATTACAACCGGGCAGGGTTCTATGACCGAATCGCAGCCGGTGTGTTTTCAGGAGATTGATGGGAACAGGGTAGATGTCGAGGCCAGATATGTCCTCTTGGATGATAAAAAGTTGACCATTGAGATTGATACGTATAATCCTGAATATGAGTTAGTGATCGATCCAGACTTGATATATTCTACGTATCTGGGCAGAGTTTATAATGAAAATGGGTATGGAATCACTGTAGACTCAGAAGGGAATGCCTACGTGACTGGAAGAACCGCAAGTACTGATTTCCCAATTACTACGGGAGCATTTCAGACATTATATGGAGGTAATGTTGATGTCTTTGTTACGAAATTAAACTCTGCTGGTTCTTCGCTTCTTTATTCCACATATCTGGGTGGAACTTCTAACGATATTGGTTATGGAATCGCTGTAGATTCTGAAGGGAATGCCTACGTGACTGGGATGACCACCAATACTGATTTCCCCATGACTCCAGGGGCATTCCAGACAATATATGGGGGCTATGGAGATGCCTTTGTCACGAAACTTGACACTGCTGGTTCTTCCCTCCTCTATTCAACTTATCTAGGTGGAAGGGGCCAAGATGATTCACGTGCCATCGCATTAGATACAGGCGGGAATGCATACGTGGCTGGATGGACAGATGGATCGTTTCCCACAACCCCTGGATCATATCAGACATTATATGGAGGAGGGACTTGGGATTCATTTGTTACGAAACTTGACGCTGTTGGTTCTTCCCTCCTCTATTCTACCTATATTGGAGGATCAGGTTATGATGAAGGGTATGGAATCGCGGTAGATTCAGAAGGGATAGCATTCGTCACTGGAAGAACTGATGGTTTGTTTCCCACGTCTCCAGGAGCATTCCAGACAATATATGGAGGAGGTACCTGGGATGCCTTTGTTACGAAACTTGACGCTGCTGGCTCATCAGTTATTTTCTCCACATACATGGGTGGTGCATCAGGAGATGCAGGAGAAGGAGTCGATGTTGATTCAACCGGAAATGTATACGTGACCGGATATACATCAAGCATTAACTTTTCCACGACCCCAGGGTCATATCAAACAACATTTGGAGGTAGTAGTGATGTCTTTGTCACAAAACTAAACTCTACCGGTTCTTCCCTCCTCTATTCCACTTATTTGGGAGGAACAAGTGTTGAACGCGGTGAAGGGCTCATAATAGATCAGAATGGGAATGTATACTTGAATGGATACACAGCAAGTACCGACTTCCCAATAACTCCCGGGGCTTATCAGACAATTTCTGGAGGAAGCGTTGATGCTTTTATCACAAAATTAAACTCTACCGGTTCTTCCCTCCTCTATTCAACTTATTTTGGGGGTACAGGTTATGACGAGGGGCATGGAATCGTGATAGATACTGAAGGGAATGCATATGTAATTGGATATACTGATGGTTCATTTCCCACAACTCCAGAGTCATATCAACCAATACATGGGGGACAACAGGATGCTTTTATGGTAAAATTCTCTTTTTCAATTCTTTCTCCAACTATTACCTCAATCTCTCCCCTATCCGCCCCCAACACCACATTGGTCCAGTTCCGTATCACCGGCTCCAACTTCCAGTCCGCTCCTCTACCGATTGTGAATCTTTCTAAAACATTTAGAAATGGCTTGGTAAACATCACCGCAACGAATGTTGGCGTCCCAGATTTCAGAAATATTACCGGTACGTTTGATCTAACCGGGGCAAGAACGGGAACCTATGACCTTGTAGTAAAGAATGGTGATGGACAGATCGCTACGAAGAGCGGTTCTTTTGAGGTAACCGGCCCGTCAGTTAACCCAAAACTTGTAACCGATACTGCAATTGTAAGTGAGAGGTCTGCAATATTAAGCGGTCATATTACAAATGCCGAACCTGGTGTTGATTATCCGGTTAGTTTTAGGTATGAAGGTGGGGCAACTCCGAAGACAAAAGTTGGTTTATCTATTGTAAATCAAACGAACTCTACATATCGCCATATCCTTACCGAGCTCAGTCCAGGCACAACCTATTACTATCGTGCAGTTCACCGTGATTCTGCGGGTCCTGAAAATCCACATTTAATTGATGCTGATAATCTTGAGTCATTCGTAATTGGAGGTAGCCCGTCGCCAACCATCACTTCAATCTCTCCCCTATCCGCCCCCAACACCACATTGGTCCAGTTCCGTATCACCGGCTCCAACTTCCAGTCCGCTCCTCTACCGATTGTGAATCTTTCTAAAACATTTGGAGATGGCCAGATAAACATCACCGGGACGAATATTGCCGTCCTTGATTCCGGGAATATAACCGGCACATTTGATATTACCGGTAGAAGAACAGGAACGTATGATCTGGTTGTCAAGAATGGGGATGGACAGATCGCTGCGAAGAGCGGTTCTTTTGAGGTAACTGGTCAGAGTTCATCTGTCATTGTAAACTCAATCGAACCATCGACTTCTTTTAATGATGATATATATGGATTTATCATTCATGGTGCTGGGTTCATTGAAGAATCTCTTGTGACGATTGCAAGACCTGGGACCGCTATCACGCGGAGTTGTTTGTATGGCGGTCCTGACACGATCTCTGTAATATATCACCTCCAGGGTGTTCCTGCAGGGATATACAATGTTACAGTCACTAATCCTGATGGCAAGTTAGGAAAGATGGAGAATGCACTTACTATTGAAGATAAACCTCCCAAACCTTTAGATTCAAAGTTTATAGCCTCAGTCGCCTCCGGTAAGGTTCCTCTGGAGGTAACATTTTATGATCAGTCTGATGGTAATCCCACATCATGGCTATGGGAATTTGGCGATGGAATGATCTCCAATGAAAAAAATCCTACCCATACCTATGTCAATACAGGGTATTACACGGTGAACCTGACGGTAAGTGATGGAACAACCTCTCGAAAATTGTCCCTGCCTGATTACATAATCGGGACTCCGGATGATACAGGAGATAAGTTAAAAATTAATAGTGCCGTCTCATATGCAGCAGGTACAATAAACACTGACTATTGTGGTAATTCATTGACGTTCATCAATGATGTGTATCAGAATGGGTCAGGGTATGCGTTTGATTCACGGATTCAGAGTTTTGAGCAGGTAAAAGAGTTATTTAAAAGGGCTAACAGAAATCAGACCCTAATCCCACCGAAAGGATCTGTTGCAATGTATCAATCCGGAGACATGGCCTTTGCTTTGTCTGAAGGAGACGGGAATGTTATTGGCTGTGATATGAATCAGAAGATCATTCACAGGGGGTATAATCCGAATCCTGAAGGATATATTGGATGGGCGTTTCCGATTATTTCGGCACCGACGGTGCTGTATCCGATAAACAACACTGAGGTCAGCAATGACTTTGAAATGACTTGGAAACATCCGATTTGGTCTAATCAAACCGATATCAGCCATTATGAAATAAATATACAGGAGGTTTTAATGAGTTCTGATGAAAATGTTGGATTAGCACAAAATTCCTACACAGATATTGTGAATTATCCTGCTAATACTTACAAATTTCTTTTAACTGGTGGAAAGGCCTTTTCACTTAATATTTATACTTGCTATTATAATGGATTCAAATCAAAAGATGTAACCAAACTGTTCACTACAACTGAAATGGGTGAATGGGTTGAAGTTAATAGTCCGACTGGAGCCTATATTGTTAGGAATCCTATAATGATATCGGAATATCAAAATATTCCTCTTGATTTTAATTTTGAAAATGTTCCCGAAAATTTGAACACTAATAACCAATATTTTAAAAATCTTCAAAAAATTTTAAATTCAAATCCAATTACACAAATATCTGACATAGATTTTTATTATAAAAGACCATCAGAACAGGAGCCCGGCTCTCCGGGTTATGAAACTGATTTACTTGGAAGTAAAACTAAGAATTCATTAGAACTATTCAAAAAAATACACTCATTTGATGAAGAAATTGGAATATCTATTCTGGATGTGGAAAAAACACCGAAAACAATTACGAAGTTAAATGAGAATAAAAATACTTTACAGCATCAGCCTATTAAATTGATTCCAAATGGGTGGGTTATTCAAAATAAATTTGAATTGTTGAATGGTTACCAACACATTTATGATGTCACTGATAAAACGGATGGATGGATAAAGATCGATGAAATTCAGTCTTCAATTTCTGAAGACAGGGCTGTGCAGGTAATAAAGGAAGAATCCTCCAGAAAGCCGATTATTAGGGGATTAGTGGAAGAATTAATTCCCATTTTTCTTAAAGCGGGAAGGTCATTTAATTATCCACCTACCGAATTTCCTACTTATCTCGTAATTGCAAAGATTGCTCAAGAATCATGGATTGTTCATTATGATAATGATTTTATCACAATGGATCCATGGGGTAGGGGAATCGCTCGCATTGATGCAGATAAATATGTGGGGAAAGCTTTGGGTATTAGATGGTGGAATGATCATGGTGATATTGATACATGTCGGGATTTAGGTTGTTCTGAGAGCCCATTACCCACAAAAATCGGAGAATCAACCTATTGTCTTTATTGTCCTACTGATAACCCAAATTGTGTATGGGCATCGAGAACGAAGACAACTTGTGTAAAAAGATATCCCTCTGATTCATGCGGTGCTGAAAACATTAAAGATCGTTATAATTATCCTGGATGGAGTTGTGAGGCATGTACTCACTTCTACACAAATACAACACAGGGCATAAGAGCCAACATTGCTGACGGATTGTATGCTTTAAACGATCATTATAAATTAGTGAAAGATGGATATGAAAAGTGTATTAAGTCCGATAATAAGAATATTTGTGTTGGGCAGGAAGAAAAAACTTGTTTTTCATGTGAAGAATTTGCATGGATTTCTGCTTTACAGAGATATAATGGCTATAAAACCTACCCCGGGACATATTTATGTGATTCTTCAATTGGACTCTGCTATCAATTAAAAAACCGTATTAAGGATTTTTACTACAATAACGGTAATTATGATGATTATGAAACAGAAAAAAGTCAGATTGGTGGAAAAACAGTAAAAGAAGCTGCAGATGATTTCGCAAAGCGATTGGAAATTCTTGTAAGTCATTCTACAGAAATAAAAATGTGGAGTCCGATTGAACCACAAGTTATTGATTCTCTTGGAAGAATGACGGGAATATTAAATGGAGATGTGATTGAGGATATTCCTTTTTCTATTTATGATCCTGCTTTGGAGAGAATCTGGTTACCTGAAGATAATGACTCAATAATTTACCGCTTTATTGGGACGGAATCAAGTAATTACTCACTTTCTATCTCCAGTACAGAATTATTCAACGCATCAGGTATATTAACAAAAAAGAGGGAGGTTCATGAATATTCTATAAATTGGACAATGCTTCAGAAAAATGAAACAGGTGTTATGATTAAGATTGATAAAAATGGCGATGGTACTTTTGATACAATTGTATATTCTGATAAACACTGGAACCCTATAAAATCGAATTTTTCATCAAATATTACTAAAGGTTTTGTACCAACTGCTGTCTCATTTATTGATTTATCAATAAATTCACCCTCTCACTGGTTATGGACATTTGGCGATGGTACAAATTCAACTTTACAAAACCCCATTCATATCTATAAAATACCCGGTAATTACACAGTCTCGCTTACGGTTTCAAATGATTTAGGTATTGACACCTCGACCCAAATTGATTATATCATGTTAGCACCCTCTAATAATTTCATCACCTCCACCGCCTCCCCGAACGGCACCATCACCCCAGCAGGTTCAATCCCCGTCCCCGAAGGCTCTGATCAAACTTTCACCATCACCCCAAATCCCGGTTTCTATATCCATGACGTTCAGGTCGACAATCAAAC